In one Rhea pennata isolate bPtePen1 chromosome 15, bPtePen1.pri, whole genome shotgun sequence genomic region, the following are encoded:
- the LOC134147371 gene encoding noggin-2-like gives MTAIRALLLCSCLGLLRPGWGQPFLRLRPSPSDNLPVKDIVEHPDPEYDPKEQDLDERTLRKKLGSHFDPSFMAVVVPTPANASGAEAAAAAAGRARAAAPLPAELRRLELGAPPHGPRLKVGKKARRKVLQWLWAYTYCPVLYTWKDLGVRFWPRYIKEGNCFAEKSCSFPEGMFCKPVKSVTKTFLRWHCQGWSSQKYCTWIPVQYPLISECKCSC, from the coding sequence ATGACGGCGATCCGGgccctcctgctctgctcctgcctggggctgctgcGGCCGGGCTGGGGCCAGCCCTTCCTCCGGCTGCGGCCCTCGCCCAGCGACAACCTGCCCGTCAAAGACATCGTGGAGCACCCGGACCCCGAGTACGACCCCAAGGAGCAGGACCTGGACGAGCGGACTTTAAGGAAGAAGCTGGGAAGCCATTTCGACCCCAGCTTCATGGCTGTGGTGGTGCCGACCCCGGCGAACGCCTCGGGCGCcgaggcggcggcagcggcggcggggcgggcgcgggcggcggcgccgctgcccgcggagCTGCGGCGGCTGGAGCTGGGCGCGCCGCCCCACGGGCCGCGCCTCAAGGTGGGCAAGAAGGCGCGGCGGAAGGTGCTGCAGTGGCTCTGGGCGTACACCTACTGCCCCGTGCTCTACACCTGGAAGGACCTGGGCGTCCGCTTCTGGCCCCGCTACATCAAGGAGGGCAACTGCTTCGCCGAGAAGTCCTGCTCCTTCCCCGAGGGCATGTTCTGCAAGCCCGTCAAGTCCGTCACCAAGACCTTCCTGCGCTGGCACTGCCAGGGCTGGTCCAGCCAGAAGTACTGCACCTGGATCCCCGTGCAGTACCCGCTCATCTCCGAGTGCAAGTGCTCCTGCTAG